A region of Dermochelys coriacea isolate rDerCor1 chromosome 1, rDerCor1.pri.v4, whole genome shotgun sequence DNA encodes the following proteins:
- the TOM1 gene encoding target of Myb protein 1 isoform X10, with amino-acid sequence MEICDIINETEEGPKDAFRAIKKRIVGNKNFHEVMLALTVLETCVKNCGHRFHVLVASQDFVESVLVRIILPKNNPPTIVHDKVLTLIQSWADAFRSSPDLTGVVAVYEDLRRKGLEFPMTDLDMLSPIHTPQRTVYSSDSPSEQNSPAGDFPQGVDSILHPVSLPGGPVASSYAPITPTLEQIGKLRSELEVVNGNVKVMSEMLTELVPGQAEPSDLELLQELNRTCKAMQQRVLELIPRILHEQLTEELLIVNDNLNNVFLRYERFERLRAGQPIKVPIEVENSWINTGPSAPLIDKPPEAANSLSSQLAEINLGSGSVSAGLQSLDSSGKLEEEFDMFALTRGSSLAEQRKEVKYEDPQANKGLAGALDARQQSTGAQMEPRASIDGAPLTNWMMQQGMIPVPQAGFMEDIEQWLSTDVGEETEEAKGVTSEEFDKFLEERAKVADQLPALPSPRAGPPAACSPHRKQEKEDDTMFAL; translated from the exons GTTCTGGAGACGTGCGTTAAAAACTGCGGCCACCGCTTCCACGTTCTCGTGGCCAGCCAAGATTTTGTGGAAAGCGTCCTGGTGAGAATCATCCTCCCCAAGAACAACCCACCCACCATAGTGCATGACAAGGTGCTGACTCTCATACAG TCCTGGGCAGATGCGTTCCGCAGCTCACCAGACCTGACAGGCGTTGTAGCTGTCTACGAAGACCTGAGGAGGAAAGGCCTGGAGTTCCCCATGACTGACCTCGACATGCTGTCGCCCATCCACACACCGCAGAGG actgTGTATAGCTCTGACTCTCCGTCTGAACAGAACTCGCCTGCTGGCGACTTCCCTCAGGGAGTAGACTCCATCCTGCACCCTGTCTCCTTGCCGGGGGGGCCAGTTGCCTCCAGCTACGCCCCCATCACACCCACGCTAGAGCAG ATTGGGAAGCTGCGCAGCGAGCTGGAAGTGGTGAACGGGAATGTGAAGGTGATGTCCGAGATGCTGACAGAACTGGTGCCCGGACAGGCCGAGCCCTCCGACCTTGAACTCCTTCAG GAACTGAACCGGACTTGTAAAGCAATGCAGCAGCGCGTGCTGGAGCTGATCCCCCGTATCCTCCACGAACAGCTAACGGAGGAGCTGCTCATTGTCAACGACAACCTCAACAATGTGTTCCTGCGCTATGAACG GTTTGAGCGGCTCCGGGCTGGCCAGCCCATTAAG GTCCCAATTGAGGTGGAAAACAGTTGGATCAACACGGGGCCCAGTGCTCCTCTGATAGACAAGCCACCCGAAGCTGCCAACAGCCTCTCCTCTCAGCTGGCTGAAATAA ATCTGGGCTCCGGCAGCGTCAGTGCGGGGCTGCAGTCCCTAGACAGCTCTGGCAAACTGGAGGAAGAGTTTGACATGTTCGCCTTGACGCGGGGCAGCTCGCTGGCTGAGCAGCGCAAAGA GGTAAAGTACGAAGATCCCCAAGCAAACAAAGGGCTGGCTGGAGCCCTAGATGCCCGGCAGCAGAGCACAGGAGCG CAGATGGAACCTAGAGCTTCCATTGATGGAGCCCCACTAACTAACTGGATGATGCAGCAAGGAATG ATCCCGGTCCCCCAGGCCGGCTTCATGGAGGACATCGAGCAGTGGCTCTCCACTGATGTG GGGGAAGAGACGGAAGAGGCAAAGGGCGTCACCAGCGAAG aGTTTGACAAGTTCCTGGAGGAGCGAGCAAAGGTGGCAGACCAACTGCCCGCACTCCCCAGCCCCCGAGCAGGGCCACCTGCCGCCTGCAGTCCGCACCGGAAGCAGGAGAAGGAAGACGACACTATGTTTGCCTTATGA
- the TOM1 gene encoding target of Myb protein 1 isoform X11, with the protein MEICDIINETEEGPKDAFRAIKKRIVGNKNFHEVMLALTVLETCVKNCGHRFHVLVASQDFVESVLVRIILPKNNPPTIVHDKVLTLIQSWADAFRSSPDLTGVVAVYEDLRRKGLEFPMTDLDMLSPIHTPQRTVYSSDSPSEQNSPAGDFPQGVDSILHPVSLPGGPVASSYAPITPTLEQIGKLRSELEVVNGNVKVMSEMLTELVPGQAEPSDLELLQELNRTCKAMQQRVLELIPRILHEQLTEELLIVNDNLNNVFLRYERFERLRAGQPIKVPIEVENSWINTGPSAPLIDKPPEAANSLSSQLAEINLGSGSVSAGLQSLDSSGKLEEEFDMFALTRGSSLAEQRKEVKYEDPQANKGLAGALDARQQSTGAIPVPQAGFMEDIEQWLSTDVGEETEEAKGVTSEEFDKFLEERAKVADQLPALPSPRAGPPAACSPHRKQEKEDDTMFAL; encoded by the exons GTTCTGGAGACGTGCGTTAAAAACTGCGGCCACCGCTTCCACGTTCTCGTGGCCAGCCAAGATTTTGTGGAAAGCGTCCTGGTGAGAATCATCCTCCCCAAGAACAACCCACCCACCATAGTGCATGACAAGGTGCTGACTCTCATACAG TCCTGGGCAGATGCGTTCCGCAGCTCACCAGACCTGACAGGCGTTGTAGCTGTCTACGAAGACCTGAGGAGGAAAGGCCTGGAGTTCCCCATGACTGACCTCGACATGCTGTCGCCCATCCACACACCGCAGAGG actgTGTATAGCTCTGACTCTCCGTCTGAACAGAACTCGCCTGCTGGCGACTTCCCTCAGGGAGTAGACTCCATCCTGCACCCTGTCTCCTTGCCGGGGGGGCCAGTTGCCTCCAGCTACGCCCCCATCACACCCACGCTAGAGCAG ATTGGGAAGCTGCGCAGCGAGCTGGAAGTGGTGAACGGGAATGTGAAGGTGATGTCCGAGATGCTGACAGAACTGGTGCCCGGACAGGCCGAGCCCTCCGACCTTGAACTCCTTCAG GAACTGAACCGGACTTGTAAAGCAATGCAGCAGCGCGTGCTGGAGCTGATCCCCCGTATCCTCCACGAACAGCTAACGGAGGAGCTGCTCATTGTCAACGACAACCTCAACAATGTGTTCCTGCGCTATGAACG GTTTGAGCGGCTCCGGGCTGGCCAGCCCATTAAG GTCCCAATTGAGGTGGAAAACAGTTGGATCAACACGGGGCCCAGTGCTCCTCTGATAGACAAGCCACCCGAAGCTGCCAACAGCCTCTCCTCTCAGCTGGCTGAAATAA ATCTGGGCTCCGGCAGCGTCAGTGCGGGGCTGCAGTCCCTAGACAGCTCTGGCAAACTGGAGGAAGAGTTTGACATGTTCGCCTTGACGCGGGGCAGCTCGCTGGCTGAGCAGCGCAAAGA GGTAAAGTACGAAGATCCCCAAGCAAACAAAGGGCTGGCTGGAGCCCTAGATGCCCGGCAGCAGAGCACAGGAGCG ATCCCGGTCCCCCAGGCCGGCTTCATGGAGGACATCGAGCAGTGGCTCTCCACTGATGTG GGGGAAGAGACGGAAGAGGCAAAGGGCGTCACCAGCGAAG aGTTTGACAAGTTCCTGGAGGAGCGAGCAAAGGTGGCAGACCAACTGCCCGCACTCCCCAGCCCCCGAGCAGGGCCACCTGCCGCCTGCAGTCCGCACCGGAAGCAGGAGAAGGAAGACGACACTATGTTTGCCTTATGA
- the TOM1 gene encoding target of Myb protein 1 isoform X7 — MEICDIINETEEGPKDAFRAIKKRIVGNKNFHEVMLALTVLETCVKNCGHRFHVLVASQDFVESVLVRIILPKNNPPTIVHDKVLTLIQSWADAFRSSPDLTGVVAVYEDLRRKGLEFPMTDLDMLSPIHTPQRTVYSSDSPSEQNSPAGDFPQGVDSILHPVSLPGGPVASSYAPITPTLEQIGKLRSELEVVNGNVKVMSEMLTELVPGQAEPSDLELLQELNRTCKAMQQRVLELIPRILHEQLTEELLIVNDNLNNVFLRYERFERLRAGQPIKVPIEVENSWINTGPSAPLIDKPPEAANSLSSQLAEINLGSGSVSAGLQSLDSSGKLEEEFDMFALTRGSSLAEQRKDGMVAALYFILNAIVHSGPFTDKNFFEKFERKWPKPLPSNESG; from the exons GTTCTGGAGACGTGCGTTAAAAACTGCGGCCACCGCTTCCACGTTCTCGTGGCCAGCCAAGATTTTGTGGAAAGCGTCCTGGTGAGAATCATCCTCCCCAAGAACAACCCACCCACCATAGTGCATGACAAGGTGCTGACTCTCATACAG TCCTGGGCAGATGCGTTCCGCAGCTCACCAGACCTGACAGGCGTTGTAGCTGTCTACGAAGACCTGAGGAGGAAAGGCCTGGAGTTCCCCATGACTGACCTCGACATGCTGTCGCCCATCCACACACCGCAGAGG actgTGTATAGCTCTGACTCTCCGTCTGAACAGAACTCGCCTGCTGGCGACTTCCCTCAGGGAGTAGACTCCATCCTGCACCCTGTCTCCTTGCCGGGGGGGCCAGTTGCCTCCAGCTACGCCCCCATCACACCCACGCTAGAGCAG ATTGGGAAGCTGCGCAGCGAGCTGGAAGTGGTGAACGGGAATGTGAAGGTGATGTCCGAGATGCTGACAGAACTGGTGCCCGGACAGGCCGAGCCCTCCGACCTTGAACTCCTTCAG GAACTGAACCGGACTTGTAAAGCAATGCAGCAGCGCGTGCTGGAGCTGATCCCCCGTATCCTCCACGAACAGCTAACGGAGGAGCTGCTCATTGTCAACGACAACCTCAACAATGTGTTCCTGCGCTATGAACG GTTTGAGCGGCTCCGGGCTGGCCAGCCCATTAAG GTCCCAATTGAGGTGGAAAACAGTTGGATCAACACGGGGCCCAGTGCTCCTCTGATAGACAAGCCACCCGAAGCTGCCAACAGCCTCTCCTCTCAGCTGGCTGAAATAA ATCTGGGCTCCGGCAGCGTCAGTGCGGGGCTGCAGTCCCTAGACAGCTCTGGCAAACTGGAGGAAGAGTTTGACATGTTCGCCTTGACGCGGGGCAGCTCGCTGGCTGAGCAGCGCAAAGA CGGCATGGTGGCAGCACTCTACTTCATCCTCAACGCCATCGTCCACAGCGGGCCCTTCACCGACAAGAATTTCTTTGAAAAGTTTGAGCGCAAGTggcccaagcccctgccctccaATGAGAGTGGCTAG